The Apostichopus japonicus isolate 1M-3 chromosome 6, ASM3797524v1, whole genome shotgun sequence genome contains a region encoding:
- the LOC139969210 gene encoding uncharacterized protein has product MSLLKVIALVLAFTTVTTLASPSNLKDASEADFLSELFKRDDGFDEKALIPEDRGYWKDLDNYVKAHKTRGISDDQGLPDALSERLAELSLDDDFGSKVFDMVARDLKMKGLQYEGEDLPDRFEDLTPLQRRRWRFSYRMAFRIVGKILRALLPLIIRVLG; this is encoded by the exons ATGTCGCTTCTCAAAGTTATCGCTCTGGTTCTGGCCTTTACCACTGTCACCACTCTGG CGTCCCCATCAAACTTGAAAGATGCCTCAGAGGCAGACTTTCTCTCGGAACTGTTTAAACGAGATGATGGATTTGACGAGAAAGCTCTAATCCCCGAAGATCGCGGATATTGGAAGGACCTTGACAACTATGTCAAGGCACACAAGACTCGGGGTATCTCTGACGATCAAGGACTTCCGGATGCTTTAAGTGAGAGACTCGCAGAGTTGAGCTTGGATGACGACTTTGGCAGTAAAGTATTTGATATGGTTGCCAGAGACTTAAAGATGAAGGGGCTGCAATACGAAGGCGAAGACCTACCTGACCGTTTTGAAGATTTAACTCCTTTGCAACGTCGACGTTGGCGCTTTTCCTATAGGATGGCGTTCCGTATTGTCGGTAAAATTCTGCGTGCTCTCCTGCCTCTAATCATCCGTGTACTTGGTTGA
- the LOC139969209 gene encoding uncharacterized protein, protein MFRLYSPCIVLLLGVICVSSSPTTVQRDTKDVRLDISPNGLIGKYFNKREKLDQHKDHPSQRMNELSPEERNVWRDLSKLEKYHKLHYVKRLRPNEEDSTKEIVGAERFAEPIPEKSSPLRNIDNELDLRVANYITNYLRSEGLSAGAEDVLDRDEDLPEPQRRFLFKLGLHLLGHVVHHVVHHLFG, encoded by the exons ATGTTTCGATTATATTCACCGTGCATAGTCCTTCTCCTTGGTGTGATTTGTG TGTCTTCGTCTCCGACAACTGTTCAACGTGATACTAAAGATGTAAGATTGGACATTTCTCCAAATGGCCTGATTGggaaatatttcaataaaagaGAGAAACTGGACCAACATAAAGATCATCCTAGTCAGAGAATGAATGAACTGAGCCCGGAAGAGCGAAACGTATGGAGAGACCTTTCAAAGTTGGAGAAGTACCACAAGCTCCATTACGTCAAGCGACTCCGTCCTAACGAGGAAGACTCAACAAAAGAGATTGTAGGAGCAGAGAGGTTTGCTGAACCGATTCCTGAGAAAAGCAGTCCATTACGTAACATCGATAACGAGTTAGATCTTCGAGTTGCTAACTACATCACGAATTATCTGAGATCGGAAGGACTGTCAGCAGGGGCAGAGGACGTATTGGACAGAGATGAAGATTTGCCTGAACCACAGAGGCGATTCCTCTTTAAGTTAGGGCTCCACTTACTCGGCCATGTCGTGCACCATGTTGTCCATCACTTATTTGGATAG
- the LOC139969207 gene encoding uncharacterized protein: protein MFRLYSPCRVLLLGVICVSSSPTTVQRDTKDVRLDEIPPNGLIEKYFNKRENLDQYEDHPSQRMNELIPEERNVWRDLSKLEKYHKLHYVKRLRPNEEDSTKELVGAERLVEPIPENSSPLRNIDNELDLRVANYITNYLRSEGLSAGAEDVLDRDEDLPEPQRRFIGRLAFRILSRVLRHLLPYLLRVVFG from the exons ATGTTTCGATTATATTCACCGTGCAGAGTCCTTCTCCTTGGTGTGATTTGTG TGTCCTCGTCTCCGACAACTGTTCAACGTGATACTAAAGATGTGAGATTGGACGAAATTCCTCCAAATGGCCTGattgagaaatatttcaataaaagaGAGAATCTGGACCAATATGAAGATCATCCTAGTCAGAGAATGAATGAACTGATCCCGGAAGAGCGTAACGTATGGAGAGACCTTTCAAAGTTAGAGAAATACCACAAGCTCCATTACGTCAAACGACTCCGTCCTAACGAAGAAGACTCAACAAAAGAACTTGTAGGAGCAGAGAGGTTGGTTGAACCGATTCCTGAAAACAGCAGTCCATTACGTAACATAGATAACGAGTTAGATCTTCGAGTTGCTAACTACATCACGAATTATCTAAGATCGGAAGGACTGTCAGCAGGAGCAGAGGACGTATTGGACAGAGATGAAGATTTGCCTGAACCACAGAGGCGATTTATCGGCAGGTTAGCGTTTCGCATACTCAGTCGAGTCCTCCGCCATCTTTTGCCATATTTGCTAAGAGTCGTATTTGGATAG